One window from the genome of Anaerolineales bacterium encodes:
- a CDS encoding methyltransferase domain-containing protein: MSQPKGYVDSDYLDTTTRLMAPCKRRSYELMHLEPGHRVLDVGCGPGSDTLAISKLVGPAGEVYGADYDAQMVAQANERAQAAGVSSRVVHRQADATALPWQADFFDASRSERMLQHLRDPERAFAEMVRVTRPGGWVVVLDSDWATFTIDSDEPELERRLVRFHIEQMMNNPFSGRTLRRRFRSHGLLEVTVEVYPVFLTDYALARKLMRLDQMAQEAQAAGVIDQDEYSRWQASLERSAAIDGFFTNTNVVALAGRKP, from the coding sequence ATGTCACAACCAAAAGGCTATGTTGATTCTGACTACCTGGACACCACGACACGCTTGATGGCGCCGTGCAAGCGGCGGAGCTACGAGCTGATGCACTTGGAGCCTGGCCATAGAGTGTTGGACGTCGGATGTGGTCCGGGCTCAGACACCCTGGCAATCAGCAAGCTCGTCGGCCCAGCCGGCGAGGTCTACGGGGCGGACTACGATGCCCAGATGGTGGCGCAGGCCAATGAGCGTGCACAAGCTGCAGGCGTCAGTTCCCGCGTAGTACACCGCCAAGCCGATGCCACTGCTTTGCCATGGCAGGCTGACTTCTTCGACGCAAGTCGCAGTGAACGGATGCTCCAGCACTTGCGCGACCCCGAGCGCGCGTTTGCAGAGATGGTTCGCGTAACCCGCCCCGGCGGCTGGGTTGTTGTGCTCGATAGCGACTGGGCCACTTTCACAATAGACAGCGACGAACCCGAGCTTGAGCGACGGCTAGTGCGGTTTCACATCGAACAGATGATGAACAACCCGTTCTCAGGACGCACACTACGTCGCCGGTTCAGGAGCCACGGACTGCTGGAAGTCACTGTCGAAGTCTACCCTGTGTTCCTGACTGACTATGCGTTGGCTCGAAAGCTCATGCGGCTCGATCAAATGGCTCAAGAGGCGCAAGCCGCTGGGGTGATTGACCAAGACGAATATTCCCGGTGGCAAGCGAGCCTTGAACGCTCGGCGGCAATAGACGGCTTCTTCACGAATACGAACGTTGTGGCGCTGGCTGGCCGCAAGCCGTGA
- a CDS encoding type II toxin-antitoxin system Phd/YefM family antitoxin, protein MKIASLAEVKAKLSAYVDSSETEGPVVITRNGKAVAVLIAPKDEDDLETLVLLRSPKFLARIERARRSIRQGKGLGEAEFWKTVEQMPPEGSAKQRVSAARSGPTTR, encoded by the coding sequence ATGAAGATCGCATCGCTGGCAGAGGTGAAGGCCAAGTTGAGCGCCTATGTCGATAGCTCTGAGACCGAAGGGCCGGTGGTGATCACGCGCAACGGCAAGGCGGTCGCCGTGCTCATTGCGCCCAAGGATGAGGACGATCTGGAGACCCTCGTCCTCCTGCGATCCCCCAAGTTCCTGGCCCGCATTGAACGTGCCCGCCGGAGCATTCGCCAAGGGAAGGGGCTGGGCGAGGCAGAGTTCTGGAAGACCGTTGAGCAGATGCCACCGGAGGGTTCGGCCAAGCAGCGAGTCTCCGCTGCTAGGAGCGGTCCAACAACTCGCTGA
- a CDS encoding type II toxin-antitoxin system RelE/ParE family toxin translates to MIRSFATERTRRVFAREREPSFSPDLQRAAWKKLAILHAAGSLSDLRVAPGNRLERLSAQRQGQYGIRINDQWGICFSWRDRDAFEVEIVDYH, encoded by the coding sequence ATGATACGCAGCTTCGCCACCGAGCGCACACGTAGGGTATTCGCCAGGGAGCGCGAGCCCAGTTTCTCCCCTGATCTCCAGCGTGCTGCCTGGAAGAAGCTGGCTATCCTCCACGCCGCTGGCTCGTTGTCTGACCTTCGCGTGGCACCGGGCAACCGGCTGGAGAGGCTCTCAGCCCAGCGGCAGGGGCAGTACGGTATTCGGATCAATGATCAATGGGGCATCTGCTTCAGCTGGCGAGATCGGGACGCGTTTGAGGTCGAGATTGTCGACTATCACTAG
- a CDS encoding HigA family addiction module antitoxin, with amino-acid sequence MAAKKLRPVHPGEILLEEFLEPMQISQYRLSKDIGVPPRRINEIVHGKRAISPDTALRLARYFGMSDTFWSNLQSHYDLEIERDRLGNRLEKEVRVYARAG; translated from the coding sequence ATGGCTGCCAAGAAGCTGAGGCCGGTTCACCCAGGCGAGATCCTCCTGGAGGAGTTCCTTGAGCCGATGCAGATCTCCCAGTATCGGCTATCGAAGGATATCGGTGTTCCCCCGCGCCGCATCAACGAGATCGTACATGGAAAGAGGGCGATCAGCCCGGACACAGCCTTGCGGTTGGCTCGCTACTTCGGGATGAGCGACACCTTCTGGTCTAACCTGCAGTCGCACTATGATCTGGAAATCGAGCGAGACCGCCTCGGCAATCGGCTCGAGAAGGAAGTAAGGGTCTACGCCCGGGCAGGGTAG
- a CDS encoding type II toxin-antitoxin system RelE/ParE family toxin, producing the protein MGPARRFALIFAPEVVLDLRAVERKYHSLLRREIAAQLKSNPQVEARNRKALVDLPEPYDAHWELRLGPKNRFRVFYEVDEEALVVTILAIGVKDRDVLRIGREEYGR; encoded by the coding sequence ATGGGTCCGGCGCGACGCTTTGCGCTCATCTTCGCTCCCGAGGTGGTGCTGGACCTCCGGGCGGTTGAGCGCAAGTACCACTCCCTCCTGCGTCGTGAGATCGCGGCGCAGTTGAAGAGCAATCCGCAAGTCGAGGCCCGGAATCGCAAGGCCCTGGTTGATCTTCCGGAGCCCTATGATGCACACTGGGAGCTGCGCCTCGGTCCCAAGAACCGATTCCGCGTGTTCTACGAAGTCGACGAGGAAGCCCTTGTCGTGACCATCCTGGCAATTGGCGTCAAGGATCGGGACGTGCTGCGCATCGGTAGAGAGGAGTACGGGAGATGA